A genomic segment from Saimiri boliviensis isolate mSaiBol1 chromosome 14, mSaiBol1.pri, whole genome shotgun sequence encodes:
- the SPATA45 gene encoding spermatogenesis-associated protein 45: MASINKITEIIKKHGVSKQHLLEEINRKRESNCLVERSNQVSLLRAQKRHFPGAYQSSTHTTAKEPVPDSGRSSWVKLSLLAHVERKHFPPKSKML, encoded by the coding sequence ATGGCATCTATAAACAAAatcactgaaataattaaaaaacatggAGTAAGCAAACAACATCTTCTGGAGGAGATAAACAGAAAGCGTGAATCCAACTGCTTGGTGGAACGAAGCAATCAAGTCAGCTTACTGAGAGCTCAGAAGAGGCACTTCCCGGGTGCTTATCAGTCCTCTACTCATACCACAGCCAAAGAGCCTGTTCCTGACAGTGGCAGGAGCTCCTGGGTCAAGCTGAGTCTCCTTGCTCATGTGGAGAGGAAGCACTTTCCACCAAAAAGTAAGATGTTATga